A stretch of the Lactuca sativa cultivar Salinas chromosome 9, Lsat_Salinas_v11, whole genome shotgun sequence genome encodes the following:
- the LOC111876558 gene encoding LOB domain-containing protein 12, translating into MGSGSSPCASCKLLRRRCAKDCIFAPYFPPDDPHKFAIVHKVFGASNVSKMLQELPVHQRADAVSSLVYEANARMRDPVYGCVGAISYLQNQVSQLQMQLAVAQAEILCIQMQQEPHELPTTHPSMMDCDAKSLLLAGSNTSDFSDQMPQFLSYTSSNTNNHVIQDPLKRESLWT; encoded by the exons ATGGGTTCAGGAAGTTCACCATGTGCCTCCTGCAAATTGTTGAGGCGTCGCTGTGCCAAAGATTGCATCTTTGCTCCTTATTTCCCTCCTGATGATCCTCATAAGTTCGCCATTGTTCATAAGGTCTTTGGTGCAAGCAATGTCAGCAAGATGTTGCAG GAGCTTCCAGTTCACCAAAGAGCAGATGCAGTTAGCAGTCTGGTGTATGAAGCAAACGCAAGAATGAGAGATCCAGTTTACGGATGTGTTGGTGCAATTTCCTACTTACAAAATCAAGTCTCACAGCTTCAAATGCAACTTGCAGTAGCTCAAGCTGAGATCTTATGCATCCAGATGCAACAAGAGCCTCATGAGTTGCCAACAACTCATCCGTCAATGATGGATTGTGATGCGAAATCACTGCTGTTAGCGGGTAGTAATACAAGTGATTTCAGTGACCAGATGCCACAGTTTCTGAGCTACACCTCTTCTAATACTAATAATCATGTAATCCAGGACCCTCTAAAAAGAGAGTCTCTTTGGACATAA